A genomic region of Papaver somniferum cultivar HN1 chromosome 7, ASM357369v1, whole genome shotgun sequence contains the following coding sequences:
- the LOC113296930 gene encoding probable carboxylesterase 15 yields the protein MVHEEMKKNLVDQVSCWLKIFDDGSTDRTWMGPPEFEFVAKPVPAHEEFIDGVATRDVAVDEVSGLSVRIYIPEGISMDGPKLPVLLHFHGGGFCISQADWYMYYQVYTQLVRSAQAICVSVRLRLAPEHRLPAACDDGYSALCWLRSVAQAKFSEPWLDAHADFNRVFLIGDSSGGNLVHEVAARAGSEKLDPVRLAGGVLLHPGFAKAEWTKSELKKENESPFLSLEMVDKFLALALPIGSTKDHPITYPMGPNAPPLDELKLPPFLVALAELDLILDPELEYIEALKKAGKDVEIFNSCGVGHCFHLNKVPVEMDPQNVAQRELLIAAVTDFIKRH from the coding sequence ATGGTTCatgaagagatgaagaagaatctGGTTGATCAAGTATCTTGTTGGCTCAAGATCTTCGACGATGGCTCAACAGATCGTACCTGGATGGGGCCTCCCGAGTTTGAATTCGTCGCAAAGCCTGTTCCTGCTCATGAAGAATTCATTGACGGTGTTGCTACCCGCGATGTGGCCGTAGACGAAGTTTCTGGTCTGTCTGTTAGAATCTACATCCCGGAGGGCATATCCATGGACGGGCCAAAACTACCTGTTTTACTTCACTTTCACGGTGGTGGCTTTTGTATAAGCCAGGCTGATTGGTACATGTACTACCAGGTATACACACAACTTGTCAGATCGGCTCAAGCCATATGTGTATCAGTAAGGTTGAGATTAGCACCCGAACATCGGCTTCCTGCTGCATGTGACGATGGGTACTCTGCGCTTTGCTGGCTTCGGTCTGTAGCTCAAGCCAAGTTTTCTGAGCCATGGCTTGACGCTCATGCGGATTTTAACCGAGTCTTTCTCATTGGAGATAGTTCTGGTGGAAATCTAGTGCACGAGGTAGCTGCAAGGGCGGGTTCTGAAAAGTTGGACCCGGTAAGATTAGCTGGTGGTGTGCTTCTGCACCCGGGGTTTGCCAAAGCTGAATGGACCAAGTCTGAATTGAAGAAAGAAAACGAATCTCCATTTCTATCTCTGGAGATGGTTGATAAGTTCCTTGCTCTGGCACTCCCAATCGGTAGCACTAAGGACCATCCCATAACTTATCCTATGGGACCTAATGCTCCGCCATTGGATGAGTTGAAGCTTCCTCCATTTCTTGTTGCTTTAGCTGAACTAGACCTGATTCTAGATCCAGAGTTAGAATACATTGAGGCGTTAAAGAAAGCAGGTAAAGATGTGGAAATTTTTAATAGTTGTGGTGTAGGTCATTGCTTTCACCTCAACAAGGTTCCTGTGGAGATGGATCCACAAAATGTTGCGCAGAGAGAACTGTTGATTGCAGCAGTTACCGATTTTATCAAGCGACATTAA